The sequence CGCCAACGGATCTGCAGCTTGACGACCATTTCCGTTCATCTTGAAGCGGGGGGACTCCTTGATGTACCGCTCCATGATGCGACGGTAAACCGCCTGTCGTTCGGACGAGTCCTTGCCCAGTTGCGCAATAACTGGATGTGGTGTCAGAAATGCGCTGCCAAGTCCTTCCGCCAGTGCTAGATAGCTTGTCCAGTCTGACTCGCGAGGATGTTCAACCACTCGCGCACGCCAAGGATTGGCATCTATGTACAAGTGTGTGTTGATGGCGTGGTCGTCCGATTCCACTGGGACCGTGGCATAGCGGTCATGCCAAAGTGGTCCCTGCCGACCTTTTGCTCTATTCAAGAGCATCGTATGGCGTCCAAGTAAAATCCGCATGGCCACTGCAAGTGCATTCTGTTCCCGGGCAGTCAACATCAGGTGCAAATGGTTATCCATCATGGCATATGCGTGGATCTCGACGCGCACCTGGTTTGCCAGTGATGCGAGCAATTGCCGGAAAGTCCCCCGGCTGTCATTGTCTACGAAGCAAATCTGTGGGGGAATGGCTTTTGCCGTGACATGGTGGGTCAGGTTGGCGGAAAGGGGTCTGCGTATGCGTGCCATGGTTCCTCCTTGGATTCCAGCGAAAGCCGAGGGGACCCATAATGTTTCCGTGCTTTGGCCATCACGACGCAAGGTTCTGGCAAGTGTCCAGAACTACGACAATCGACCCGTTCTTGCCTGGTCATGTCAAAGACCTGTTCCCTGAAGTTGTCAGATGTTGCTTAGACACCAGGGCGGCACCAGGGCAACACCAGGGCAACACCAGGGCAACACCAGGGCGGCACCAGGGCGACACCAGGGCGGCACCAGGGCGACACCAGGGCAACACCAGGGCAACACCAGGGCAACACCAGGGCAACACCAGGGCGACACCAGGGCGACACCAGGGCGACACCAGGGCGACACCAGGGCGGCAAAAAACGCCCCCACGTGACCTGATGGCCACGCGGGGGCGCCTGGCAGTCCAAGAGAACAAGGTCAGTCGACCACGTCCTGGATCTTCGGTGTGTAGAACTGGAAAAGGATGCCGCCCACGATGCCGCGCGCCCCGTCTCCCGCGTCGTACAACTGATAATCGGGCAGGGTGCCGCGATACATCATCTGCAGAGGGAAGTTGTTCCAGGCCGTGCGGAAGTTGGTGAAATAGGGATTGAAGTTGAGGCCGCCAAAGCTGCCCTGATAGGCCACGCTCTCCGTATAGAGGACCAGGGGCTTGCGATGCTTCGTCAAAATGGGTCGCCAGATGGCGTCCACGTTCACCTGCTGGCCCGGCACCCACCAATTGTCAGGATTGTCGATCCGCTGATGGTTGACGCGGATGAAAACCCGGCTGGTGCCGCTGATCACGCCACTTGTCACCGAGAAGGGATTGGCCCACATGCTATCCGGGCGGGAGACATTCCAACAGTCGACCGCCGTGGTGATCTGCATGCCCCAATAGTTGCGCGCCGCGTTCGGGATGTACAGCCAGCAACCGGTGGCATCCGGATTGGTGGAGTAGTTATCGAAGCGTGGCCGCTGCCCGTCGATGACAGTGTAGAAGTTCTCCGGCAGGTCCTCCTGCCGCGCCACGCGGAAGAACTCCAGGGTGTCGCGCTCGGCCAGCCCGGCGGTGTAGGAATCATAGGTGAAGGCTGCGATCGTGCCCAGGTTCTCGTTGATGGCGTTGGCCTCGATGAAGATGAGGCAGGAGTCGGGGGCCACCGGTCGGTAGGGATTGGCAGCGTTGTAGGTATAGAAGTTGCGGAAGGCGCCGTCCGCAATGCGCATGCTGTCCAGCAGCTCCGTCCGTGGCAACAGGGGGTACTGGCCGATGAATTCGGGCAGGCCGCGCCGCATGGCATCGATGCGGCCGTTGAAGAAGGTCGTGTTGATATCGTTGTAGGCCGCCAGGATGCCCATGTATTGGGCCAGGAAATCGCCGCCCCGCTCGTTCAGGGCCAGCGCATCCGTGGTCACGTTGGCGACCGGATCGTAGTTGAAGGTTCCCACCATGCTGGACCAGCCGCTCCAGAGAAGGGCGCCGCCCATGTCCAGGTAATCCATCCAGAAGCCCTTGGCGGGATTGCGGATCCACGCCCCGTTGGGATTGCCGCCGCCCGCCCCCGAGGCCCATTTGTCATCCAGGCAGATGACCACCCGGTATTGGCTGATGATGGAGAAGGGCAGCTGCAGCGGGAAGTCGCCATTGTCATAGCCCATCTTCCAATAGCGGCAATTGGCCGACTCGCCGATGTCGTGATGCCAGGTGACCGTGTAGTTCTGCTCCCGCTCATGCGCCGCCGGGGCATAACGCTTCACGTCGGGCATCACTTCCTCCACCAGGGAGCGGTAGTAGGCCATGTAGGCGTTGTCGTTGGCCAGGCCGATCGCCCCGGGACCGGAGTTCACGGGCGTGTAGTCCACCACCAGCACGTCCTTGGTCATGTTCAGCTGCTGGACCTTGAAGCGCATCCAGGCCGGCTTGTCGCACAACTCAAAGCCGTCGTCGCGACTGTACACGGCCAACTGGTAATAGCCCGTGGGCAGGTTGAAGAGCTCGATCTGGTTGTGACGGCTGAACCCGTCTTCGTCGAATTTGTGGATATCCACATCCAGCACGTTCTCCTCGCCCAGCGCAACGCGCGTGGAGTCGGTGAGGAGGGAGATGCCGTCGTCGATGGCCACCTGGCTGGCCGCCATCTTCTCCGCCACCAGCATGTCCGGAATCCTATTGAGCAGGAACTGGAACTGGAGCGGAATGGTGACGAGGGCCTGATCGTCGGGGTCGTTGCCCGCGACCAGGAAGCGCAGGCCGCGCCAGTTCTCCAGCGGCACGCTGGAGATGGGGATCTCATAGTAGGGGCTGACCTGGGCGCGCAGCTGCGAGACGGTGGTGGGGTCGGTCTCGATGTCCTCCCAGCCGATCACGTGCCGCGTGTATTCGCTGGGCTGGCTGACCCGGGTGTAGCCGTCCTTGTAATAGGCCATCCTCGGCGTGTTGGGCGCCCTGTTGCTGCGGTTGAAGACGCGCAGGGCCGGTGGCGAGACTGCGCCGTCATTGTCGATGGCCTGGAGGATGACCACGTGCTTCTGGATGCGGCCCAGGGCCGTGGTCAGGTTGATCACGGCGCTGGTGTTGACCGTCTGGTTCCAGTGCAGATCCTCGGTGCTGTCCTGCAGGGTCGGGTCGTTGGCGCTGACGCGCGCCAGCACGGCCGCCAGCCCGGCCTCGCTTTCATAGGCGTAGTCGAGGTAGCGGAAGGATTCCACGAAACCGTCCGCATCGCTGCCCTTCCAGAAGACCATGGGCGCGTAGGAATAAACGGGCCGGTACTCGAAGGTGCCGTCGATGATGTAGTTGTAGCCCAGCTTCCACTGGAAACCGGCCGTGTGCTGGATCCACAGGTAGCGCGGGATGTCCGGATCCAGGCGGAAGTTCGCCGCGGGGACCGGGCTCTGGGCGCCGGTGATGGGATCAACCTCCACGATTGAACCAATCGCCAGGATGAAAAAGAACTGGTAGCGGATCAGTTCGAACTTGGCCTCCGCGTTCAAGGCATAGGGCAACTGACGCCCCACCGCCTCGGCGAAGCCCGTGGTCGAATCGGGGAAGATGAAGGTGTAATTGGGGATGGAATAGGTCTGGCGGGCCTCGTCGGCGTCCTGCTGGTTGTTCACGAAGGACACGCTGGGGGCCTGGTTGGCGGAGACCGTCCCGTCGATCTTGCTGCAACCTGCGGCCAGGGCCAGCAGCAGGGCCAGCAGCGGGAGGCAGAAGAGGCGGATGTGCTTCATCTCTCGTTCTCCTAACGGGACCAGGTGAGGGTGATCATGTTGCGGCTTTCCAAGAAGCGGGAAGGCGCATAGGCGTAGTCGAGACCCATGGTGCCCCAGGCCTCATGGGTCCACTTGAAGCCGGCGCCCAGGCTCAGGCCATCGCTGGACAAGAGCGGATACTCGTAGCCGTCCCCCGGGTCGAAGTCCTCGAAGTCCTTCTCGTCAACGGCGTTGACCCTCTTGCCCAGACGCAGGAAGAACTGATCCTTGAATGCGTACTCGAAGCCCAGATTGATCTGTTCAACGTTGTCGCTGGGGTGGCCGAATTCGAAGGCGCCCTGCAGGAAATGCTCATCCCCCCGCGTGCCCATCAAATCCATCGAGACGCCGAACTTGAAGAGGATGGGCAGCGGGTACTCCTTCTCGATGAAGGCGAGGTCCGGCCCGAAGTTGGAGATGATCATCGCCAGCTTCATACTGCGCCAATGGGTGTCGTAATAGGTCCCCACGTCCGCCGCCCAGCCCGAGGCGTCGAACTCCATCGTGCTCTCATTGATGAACTTCAGCGTCAGGCCGGTGGAGAACTTGTCCGTCAGGCGTTTGGCCACGGTGGCGCCCAGAGCGAAGTCCAGGTAGTTGAACTGCCGGCCCGTGCCTTCCGGGCGCAGGGGCGTGGTCTCGTCCATCCAGCCGCTGTTGAGGAAGGTGAGGGAGAGGCCGTAGCTCGTGCCCTGCTCGGCCACGCCATAGACCACGCCCAGCCAGTTCTGGGTGACGCCCACGGGCAGGGCGTAATGGGTCATAGCCGCATGCCAGCCGTCCAGCTGGGTAAGGCCGCCCGGGTTGTAGTAGAGGGCGCTGACGTCCTCCGCCAGGGGCAGCAGGGCGTCGGCCATGCCCAGGCCGCGGGCGGTGGCGCTCAGCTTGAGGAACTGGGCGCCCGCCGTGCCGGCCTTGTTCTGGGCCTCGGCGGTCTGCAGCAGCGCCAAGGTCATGACCACGTATAGGACCGCTTGCCAGGATCTCATGGTTGGTCTCCTCAGTGCGCTACTTGATGATCACGAACTTGCCCGTGGAGATGTCGCCGCTCGAACCCGGCGTCTTGTCTTCCACGCTGAAGTAGTAGAGCCCGCTCGACACCTGCTGGAAATTGCGCGAGTTCAGGTCCCAGTGCTCGCTGTAGAGGGAGTTCCAGCGGGACCGGTCGCCCTCCACGTTGTGGGGCAGCATCTGCACAAGATCGCCCGCCACCGTGTAGATGCGGATGACGCACATCTCCGGCAAATTCATGAATTCGATGCGGCGGTCGCTCTGGGGGTACCAGTCCCGCGTGCCGTCGTCCTGGTTCTCCCACTGCAGGCCCTGGGGACTATTGCCCAGACTGTAGGGCTGGGTGTAGTCCACGTCCACGCGATAGGGGTTGGGCACCACCTTGACGGCGCGTCCGGGCACGCCGCTGGGCGCCTGGCGCAGGCTGTTGCAGCTCTGGGCGGTCTCCAGCGGCTCCGTGCCGGTCTGGTAGTCGCCGAAGTCGTAGGCCGACACGCTGTAATAGCGCGGGAAGAGGCTGTGCACCTGGGTCACGCGATAGCGGAACTCCACATCGTAGTTGCCGCGATCCCAAACGTTGTTGTACGCGCCGGCGTTGTCGGGCCGGTCCTCGAAGCGCTCGCCCAACACGGGATATCCCATTCCGCCGGACTGCGAGTAGAGGCGGCCGGTGCGCGGGTCGGCCGCGGGGCCATCCTGATGGAAGACTTCCGTGCCGCCCACCAGGAAATAGCGATGGCCGCCGCCCTCGATCCGCACGGCCACGGCGCCGTTGTGCGCTCCCGTCACGTCGTTGTAACCGGTGCCGGCCGACACCCACAGATCTTCGTTGATGTCGAGGAGGATGCCCTCCTGCAGCTCGCCGATGGGCACGGCGATATCGCGGAAGCCGGAGTTGTTGCCCACTTGCTGGCGCTCCCAGCCCCGGTTGCCCTCCCGCATGGGCAGGCTGCCCAGGGGCCCGTAGTCGGGCAGGGTGCGCAGGGCGTTCTCCTGGTCGAAGTAGGCGAAGTTGACGTTGTCGAACTCGTCCAGCAGGGAATACTCATTGTCCATGCTGGTGTTGCTCACCCAGATGCGGTAGCCCTCGAAGTCCTGCACGCGGCTGAAGGGATCCACGTAGTCGTCGGCCATGGACTCCCGGGTCCAGATCAAGTCGACGAAATCGTCGCCCGTCTCGATGCGCATGTCGGGGCAGGGGGGCGGGGGCGGACCCTGGAAGTCGGGGATGCCGTCCCCCAGGTCCAGGAAGCCGTTGTTGTTGAAGTGTCCGATGTACCAGTCGTCCACGTCGAAGCCGTGGGTGGAGAACTTGGGTCCGGCGTAGATGAGGAAGGAATCCTCCCGCATCTCATTGACGCCCACCTTGGTGAGGAAGTCCCAGAGGAAAGTGTCCTCGCTGAAATAGCCGCCCCAGATGGGTTGGTTGTTGGTCGTATCGATGAGGCCGTTGTTCTCCGTCCCGTCCTCGTCCGGCCCTTCGTAGATGATGGGCATGCCGCTCACGGGATGGATCAGCGTGCGGCCGAAGTAGCGCACCGTGTCGCCGATGGCCGGCGCCCAGAGGCCGTCCAGCCCCACGTCCTCGCCACCCCAGCCGTCCCCCTTGTCCAGGAGGCCGTCGCCGTCCGTGTCGTAGATGGGCGTGTCATACATCTCGTTGTCGTAGACGCGCTGGGCCCAGATGGCGTTGAAGTCGAAGTCGGTCCAGTCGAATTTGCTTGGATCGATGAAGCCTGTGCCGTCGCCCACCACGCCTGTCTGGGGGTTGCTGCGGTTGTGCAGGTTCTCCCCGGCCACGAAAGCCACGGTCATGATGAAGCTCTCGCCCGGGTTGAGGCGGTAGACGTTGATCCCGTTGCCGTCCGTGTAGTCGAAAACGCCCAGCGGCCCCCAGGACAGCAGGTAGCGGGTGTCGTCGCCGTCCACCCGGACACGCTCCGCCGGCCCCGGCATGAGCCAGGCCAGCTCGTCCGGGGTGACGCAGGGATGGTTGCCGGGGTTGGGCTGCGGGTCCGGCGGGTTGCTGGGGTTGATCAGGTACATGTCCGGATCGAACTCGCCGTTGGCCATCAGCTGATACTTGTGGATGTCCGCCAGCGGCGTGCCGTAGGTGCGGGTCCAGGTCATGTTCTGGCCGGCGATGAGGCATTCCGGGTGCTCGCCCCAATAGGACCAGGTGGGGCCGTAGTCCTGGTCGGCGGCGCTGTTGCTGTTCCACCAGTTGAAAGTGGTCTGCAGCATGGGATTGGGCGCCCGCAGAACGCGCGTGCCCACCACGTGGGGGCAGGTGAAGTTGGTGCCCACCGTCTCGTCGTGCTCGCGGCCGTCGTTGTCGGCGATGAAGGCGGCGTTGATCTGCACGTTCTGGCCGGAGACCGTGTCGTAGGCGAACTGGCGGAAGCCGCAGAAGTCGTCGGTGTGGTGAAGGCTCTCGTCCTTGTGGCCGATGTCGGCGTCCATGTAGAGGCCGACATAGAGGTTCTTCAGGAACTTGCGTCCCACGTTGGTGATCTTGAAGTCCACGATGATGAAATCCTGGGCGTAGGAGTAGGACCAGCTATGGCTGATCTGCTCCACTTCGATACCCAGGCTGATGTGGTTGCGGTCCTCCCCGTCGTAGCTGCGCCGCGTGACGACGGAGGGGTAGTTCTCCAGGGTGTCGGCGTAGTAGGCGATGAAGTCCTGCTCGGAGACCGACAGGCTGTCGTAGATGCTGGCGAGGGTGACGCAGTTGAGGCCGTTCTTCCGCGTCGAGATCTCCCGGATGCGGGCGTCATTGCCGCAGGTGGGATACAACTCGTTGACGTCGGGCTCCCAGCCCTCCGACCCGAAGGAGACGCGGGCCGTCTCCACGCCGTTGTCGTCCACGATCAGCGCGCCGATCCAGACCGAACCCTGGTAGAGGTATTGTTGGCCGGAGCCGGCGGGATACTCCGTCTGGGGCGCCCACACGCCGGGCAGGCAGGGGTCGTCCAGGGCGGCGCTGCGGGACTGGTCGTCATTGCCGAACCAGCCCTCGTTGGTCAGGTTGATCCACATCTTGCCGAAGCGGTGGACACGGTTGTCCAGCAGCGGCAGGCAGATGTCCGCCCCGCGCATCCCCTCGTCCTTCGGGGTGGCCTGGGGTTGGGGATCCATCGTCTTAGCCAGCAGGATGGTGCTGGCGGACGCCGCGATCAGCAAGCCCGGCAGCATCGCTCGTTTCATCATCGTGAGGCCTCCCATGAAGCCCGCTCGTGTGTGGCGGGCCCGAATCCGTCGCGCTACTGGACCACGACCCGGAAGGTGCCGCGATCCTCGCGGCGGTCCGCCCGCTGTTCATTGCCGTCCACCACCCGCACGTTGACCTGGAACTCGCCGGAGAAAGAGTTGGCGGGATTCAGGGTCAGGGTCGTCCCCGTGACGGTGAGCGAATGGCCGGAATCAATGCCGGTGACCACGTTGATCACCACCAGCTCGCCCGAGAAGGTGAGGGGATCTCCCTCCACGTCCGTGGCGTGCAGGGTCAACACCAGGTCGGGGCCACCCATGGCCATCGTCTGGTCGGGAATGGGGGTCAGCACCGGTGGATCGTTGACGGAGACCACGGTCAGGGTGGTGACTTCCGTGTCGCTGCCCTCGCTGTTGGTCACGGTGGTGGTGATCTGCGCCGTGCCGTGCCAGTCGGCGGCGGGGCGCAGGATGAGGTGATGACCCGTCAGCTCCACCCCCACGTTGGGCTCGCTGCTGGTGACGGAGAAGATGAAGTTGTCATCCCCCGTGAAGCTGATGGCGCCCAGCCACAGCTCCAGAGTGCCGTCTTCCAGGATCTGGCGGTTGCCGATGCTGCCCAGCACGGGTCCCGGATTGCTCAACTGCCCCGCGCTGCGGCCGATGTTGCGCGCCACGCCGCCCGCCTCGCAGTCGGCGATGGTCTGGCTGAAGCTCCAGTCGGAGGGCAGGCTGACGGTGGTCCACTGGTTGCAGGCGCCGATGTTCCAATTGTCGGGCAATGCGAGCGAGTCAGCGTACATCAGAGTCGAGTCGGCGCCGTCGTTGAAGTAGCGCCAGACGTTGGTGCCGCCGTTGCCGGAGAACCAATTGACGTTGACATTGGGGTTGTTGGTGTCCTGCCGCAGGCCGATCTGCGTCCCCACGATGCCCGTGGCAATGGGGGTGCCGGCGAAATCGTTGCCGGCGATCAAGTTGTAGCGGATGGAGGGATCGCTATTGGCGTCCAGCTTGATGCCGCCGTAGGCGTTGTCCACGATCGTGTTCTGCAGGATCTCCACCGCCGGCGCGGCGTGCAGCTTGATGCCGTAGAGGTGGCCCTGGGCGATCAGGTTGTTCTCGATCTGGCTGGAATAGCCCGTGTTGTAGAGAAAGATGCCGTAAGATCCGCAGCCGCGGATGTCACTGCGGGAAACCTTGCCCCGCGCCCCGTAGGCGAAGTAGACGGCGGACAGGCCGTTGCTCCGGAAGGTGCAGTCATCCACCCAGGCCATGCTGCCGGCCCCGTGGGCGGAGACGCCGTAGTTGGTGCCGTTCTGGAAGGTGCAGCCGCGCAGTTCCGCCACCGCGCCCCCGCGCAGCTCCACCATGCCGCCGGCGTTGATCCAGTCCTGCCCGCTGAAGCTGCTTTCCGTGCCATAGCGGAAGGTGCTGTTCTCGATGTGGATCGTTCCGCCGGCGTTGTTCTTGATGAACAGGCTCTTCCAGGCGGAATTGATCATGCGGTCGGCCGTCGGCTCGAAGGTGGCGCCGCTGATGCTGAGGCCGCCGTCGAACTCCAGACCGAAGTAACCGGCGAACTGCACGCGGGAACCCGTCATGCTGACCGGCTCGTGGCTGAAGGCGTCGCAGGTGACGGTGTAGGTGGTTCCCGTCAGGACCGGATTCTTGATGCGCTTGCGGATCTCGTTCTGGGCCTGGATGTACACGACGCAGCCCATGTCGGCCCGGTCCCCGTTGTCCCAGTCGTGGGCCGCCTGGATGCAGGGACTGCACGAGTTGAAGGACTGGAAGTCGGCGCTCAGGTCGTCGAACATGGCGTTCTGCATGGAGTTGCCGAAGCGGTCGACACGGTCGTTGTTCTCGTTGACGCGGTACACGTCGTTGCCGTTGCCGTCCGAGGAGAGGAGGTCCACGGCCAGGGCCTGGGTGTAGTCGATGATGGTCGAATCGCCGAAGGCCGTGCCCCACTGTGTTTCCGCGAAGATCGAGGAGTAGCGGATGGTGAGCGAGCTGTTGGCGGACACGTTGTTGCGGGCCACCAGACTGTCGCTCACCCAGTTCTCGAATTTCGTGTGGTTGCCCGTGTGGCTGGTGTCGAAGACGATGCCGCTGCCGTCGTTCTCATAGATGATGTTGGAACGCAGCTTCGGCAGGGCCGAACCTTGCAGGCTGATGCCGTTGTACTGGTTGCGCCAGACCAGGCAGTGCTCGATGGTGGGGCTGGCGTCGCGGCAGACCACGCCTGCCGTCTTCTCCGGGTCGGCGTTGTTGAACCTGGAGCCGAAGGCGACGATGGCGTAGCGCAGGATGGAGGCGTCGCTGCCGGGCCGGAAGACGATGCCCTGCCAGAGACCGTATTCCTCGTCGTCCTGGTAGCCCAGGAAGCGGATGGGCTGGCCCAACACGCCCTCCGCCGACAATGTCCCCTCGACATATAGACTGGTGCGGTCATGCATCCAGACATCCACCCCCGGTTGGATGGTGAGGGTCTGGCCGGCGGGGATCGTGACGTCCCCCGAGATATAGTAAGGCGAACCGGCTCTAGTCCAGGTGCCGCTCACCGTCCCGGTGGGGATTTCGGTGGTGTAGACGCGCGTGAGGCGCTGCTCTGCCTTCGTTCCCGTGCTGTCGTCGCTGCTGCAGGCAAGCATCAGGCAGGTCATCGCCGCCAGCAGCCAGGGCAGGTGTTTCTTCATGTTCGAGTCACCTAGAACTTGTAACCGAGACGCAGCAGTACGTTCCGACCCGCGCTGTACATGCGCGGATTGGCATCGTAGACAGCCTTGTTCGGATAATAGATGGGGTAGTCCGGATTCGCCGGGTGCATGGCCAAATAGGTCGTGCCCGTGGCGGAGTAGATGTTGCGCCAGTTCCGCTTGTTGAAGAGGTTGCGGATCTCCATGCCCGTCACGAACTGGTGACGCTTGCTCTTACCCACCCGGTAGTACTTCTCGAATCTGAAGTCCGTGTTCTCCGTCCAGGGCATGCGCTCGCTGTTGATGTCGATCTTGGCGTCGTTGTCGATGCCCTTGGTGTAGCGGCTGGGGGTGTAGGGACCGCCCGAGCCGTAGGAGCTGCTGAGGGAGAGCATCCAGTCGTCCGGCAGGCGGAGGCCGAAGAGCTCGGGGTAGTCGCCGTCATCGTAGAAGAGCGACCAGTAGGCGTTGATGGCGTGGGTCTGGTCCCAATCGAGCGGGTGCTCCTCGCGGTTGACGGGCACGCCCGCCACCCGCGCCTCCGCCGCCTCGCGGGCCGCGCTGGCCTTGCCGTAGGCGAAGCTCAACTCGTAGTTGAAGCTGACGCTGCTGTGGGCCGCGCCCCGCTCCACGCTCAGGTTGACGCCGCGGCTGCGGCCGTAGTCGCCGTTGGTGAACATGTCGATGGTGTAGCCCGGCGCCACTTCCACGCTGGTGGAGGTCACCTGGTCGAAAATGTCGCGGTAGTAGCCCTGGACGTTGATCGTGGTGCCCAGGTCGGGCAGGCGGGCCTCCACGCCGAACTGGTACTCCACCGTCTTCTCGTAGCTGAGGTTCGGGTTGCCCACGATGATGTTGTTGGCGCGGGCGCCCGTCGCCTCGCGGTAGTAGTACTGGTAGCTGGGCGCCTGGTAGAAGTGCCCATAATTGAAGTAGAGCTTGGCCTGGTCCGTGATGGGGTGGCTGATGCCCAGGCGCGGACTGAACCGGCTGGTTGAAGGATCGGCTTCCACGGCGCCCGGGTTGCCGGCGTTGGCATCCTCCCGCGTCTTGCTCACATAGGAGTCGTCGTGGATGAGGAAGTCGTAGCGGAGGCCGACCAGCACGTTGAGTCCCTCGAACTCCATCTTGTCGCGCAGGTACAGGGCGCCTTCCCAGGGCTTGCGCTCGTAGAAGTCGCGGAAGTTGCCGCGATCCGGATAAGGCGCGTCGGCGGGCAGCTTGATGAGGCCGTCATAGGGGATCTGCGGCTCCTCGATGGATTGCATCTCCATGTCGCGATAAAGCAGTTCGAAGCCCATGAGGGCGTCGTGGTGCTTGTTGAGCTGCACCTGGTACTCGGTCTTGAGGGACCAGGTGATGGAGCTGCGCTCCTGCCACAGGGCCTGGGTGTCGAAGGTCTCGGGATTCAGGAAGAAATCGTAGTAGCCCGGCTGGTTGTACTGGAAGCCCCATTCGGACAGGTAACGGGTGGAGTTGGTGATCCCGCCGTCCTGCACGCCGTTGGCGTTGTAATCCGTGAAGGGCTCCCACACGTCCCACTTGCGGTTGGGCGGATCCATGTAGCGGCCGCCCATGACCGCCATCAGGTCGGGATCCGAACTGCGTTCCCGCCAGGTCGCGCCCGCCGTTCCCTGCCGGTACAGGTCCTTGCCGCGTGGCCAGTCCGACCCGTTCATGTTCAAATTGTAGTGCTCGTAAACCACGGGACGGCTGACATCCACCACGCTGCCGTGGAAATGGGCGTTCTCGATCAGGTCATCCGGCGTCGTGGCGATGTTGCGGATGGCGCCGTAGAACTGGTGGTACTGCGAATAGGGATCATTGATGAAATCCGCATGCCGCGTGAATAGCTCGTACTCGTCGAAGATCCAGTTGGGACCATCGTAGCGGCCATTGAGGGTGGGTTCCGGCGGGTTGCCCCGCCCCCCGTTGGCCAGCCAGTTGGCATAGCGGCCTTCCGTGGAGGGCAGGTCGAAGAAGATCTCCCCCGGATCCCACAAGCCGTTGTAT is a genomic window of bacterium containing:
- a CDS encoding transposase codes for the protein MARIRRPLSANLTHHVTAKAIPPQICFVDNDSRGTFRQLLASLANQVRVEIHAYAMMDNHLHLMLTAREQNALAVAMRILLGRHTMLLNRAKGRQGPLWHDRYATVPVESDDHAINTHLYIDANPWRARVVEHPRESDWTSYLALAEGLGSAFLTPHPVIAQLGKDSSERQAVYRRIMERYIKESPRFKMNGNGRQAADPLAGLRLSQYTEA
- a CDS encoding PorV/PorQ family protein, translating into MRSWQAVLYVVMTLALLQTAEAQNKAGTAGAQFLKLSATARGLGMADALLPLAEDVSALYYNPGGLTQLDGWHAAMTHYALPVGVTQNWLGVVYGVAEQGTSYGLSLTFLNSGWMDETTPLRPEGTGRQFNYLDFALGATVAKRLTDKFSTGLTLKFINESTMEFDASGWAADVGTYYDTHWRSMKLAMIISNFGPDLAFIEKEYPLPILFKFGVSMDLMGTRGDEHFLQGAFEFGHPSDNVEQINLGFEYAFKDQFFLRLGKRVNAVDEKDFEDFDPGDGYEYPLLSSDGLSLGAGFKWTHEAWGTMGLDYAYAPSRFLESRNMITLTWSR
- a CDS encoding right-handed parallel beta-helix repeat-containing protein encodes the protein MKKHLPWLLAAMTCLMLACSSDDSTGTKAEQRLTRVYTTEIPTGTVSGTWTRAGSPYYISGDVTIPAGQTLTIQPGVDVWMHDRTSLYVEGTLSAEGVLGQPIRFLGYQDDEEYGLWQGIVFRPGSDASILRYAIVAFGSRFNNADPEKTAGVVCRDASPTIEHCLVWRNQYNGISLQGSALPKLRSNIIYENDGSGIVFDTSHTGNHTKFENWVSDSLVARNNVSANSSLTIRYSSIFAETQWGTAFGDSTIIDYTQALAVDLLSSDGNGNDVYRVNENNDRVDRFGNSMQNAMFDDLSADFQSFNSCSPCIQAAHDWDNGDRADMGCVVYIQAQNEIRKRIKNPVLTGTTYTVTCDAFSHEPVSMTGSRVQFAGYFGLEFDGGLSISGATFEPTADRMINSAWKSLFIKNNAGGTIHIENSTFRYGTESSFSGQDWINAGGMVELRGGAVAELRGCTFQNGTNYGVSAHGAGSMAWVDDCTFRSNGLSAVYFAYGARGKVSRSDIRGCGSYGIFLYNTGYSSQIENNLIAQGHLYGIKLHAAPAVEILQNTIVDNAYGGIKLDANSDPSIRYNLIAGNDFAGTPIATGIVGTQIGLRQDTNNPNVNVNWFSGNGGTNVWRYFNDGADSTLMYADSLALPDNWNIGACNQWTTVSLPSDWSFSQTIADCEAGGVARNIGRSAGQLSNPGPVLGSIGNRQILEDGTLELWLGAISFTGDDNFIFSVTSSEPNVGVELTGHHLILRPAADWHGTAQITTTVTNSEGSDTEVTTLTVVSVNDPPVLTPIPDQTMAMGGPDLVLTLHATDVEGDPLTFSGELVVINVVTGIDSGHSLTVTGTTLTLNPANSFSGEFQVNVRVVDGNEQRADRREDRGTFRVVVQ